The following coding sequences are from one Betaproteobacteria bacterium window:
- a CDS encoding methyl-accepting chemotaxis protein has product MGLFGGNASLDKIDRDIAAIADGNADLSCSIGSSDSGTAGRISANLNRFFSKVRGLIVHAREKSVSIAADAARMNHLVQLTGSAVKKQEDLAEAVFASSNRVNQAVSEVALNADAIESSTHNNLDLAQRSLDQMHTVADTMQSANAHIEHFATTVGELHTSSMKINEIVSLINDISDQTNLLALNAAIEAARAGEAGRGFAVVADEVRKLAEKVKTATQVIGQNTQSMINLVVDTSEKTRAIVGDVTQANSYIETSARDLGAMVEDFKQTTDQLGTIAGAIRNLRESNQSIHSEVEEIRNLALDISGKVRQCEDSSKTLRGSTEDLQGTLADFRTGNSMFDKLHDASAAFRDKVAAVLQRLADRGVNVFDQAYKDIPASNPKRFTTAYDSQCDSELTRIYDDLLRDMPGLIYSLAVDSKGYAPAHNSIFSNAPTGDPVVDTAKCRHKRMFNDPVGIKLATNQKPSLFQTYVRDTGEILNDLSMPITIGGRHWGAVRIGFKTDMVK; this is encoded by the coding sequence ATGGGGCTATTTGGCGGCAACGCTTCCCTCGACAAGATCGACCGCGACATCGCGGCCATTGCTGACGGCAACGCGGATCTTTCCTGCTCCATCGGCAGCAGCGACAGCGGTACTGCCGGGCGCATATCGGCCAACCTCAATCGCTTCTTTTCCAAGGTCCGCGGACTCATCGTCCACGCCCGGGAAAAGAGCGTCAGCATCGCCGCCGACGCCGCCCGAATGAACCATCTGGTGCAATTGACCGGCAGCGCAGTCAAAAAGCAGGAAGATCTGGCCGAAGCCGTCTTCGCCTCCAGCAACCGGGTCAATCAGGCCGTTTCCGAAGTCGCTCTCAACGCCGACGCCATCGAGTCCTCGACGCATAACAACCTGGATCTTGCCCAGCGCTCCCTGGACCAGATGCATACCGTGGCCGACACCATGCAGTCGGCCAACGCCCACATCGAGCACTTCGCCACCACGGTGGGCGAGCTGCACACCAGCTCGATGAAGATCAACGAGATCGTTTCCCTCATCAACGACATTTCCGACCAGACCAACCTGCTGGCACTCAACGCGGCCATCGAGGCAGCCCGGGCGGGCGAGGCGGGGCGCGGCTTCGCGGTGGTTGCGGACGAAGTGCGCAAGCTGGCCGAAAAGGTCAAGACGGCAACCCAGGTCATCGGCCAGAACACCCAGTCCATGATCAACCTGGTCGTGGACACCTCGGAAAAAACCCGCGCCATCGTCGGCGACGTCACCCAGGCCAATAGTTACATCGAAACCTCCGCCCGCGACCTGGGCGCCATGGTCGAGGACTTCAAGCAGACCACCGACCAGTTGGGCACCATCGCCGGCGCCATCCGCAACCTGCGGGAAAGCAACCAGTCGATCCACAGCGAAGTCGAGGAAATCCGCAATCTGGCCCTGGACATTTCCGGCAAGGTGCGCCAGTGCGAGGATTCCTCCAAGACTCTGCGGGGTTCCACCGAAGACCTGCAGGGCACTCTGGCGGATTTCCGCACCGGCAACAGCATGTTCGACAAGCTGCACGATGCCAGCGCCGCCTTCCGCGACAAGGTGGCAGCAGTGCTGCAGCGCCTCGCCGACCGGGGGGTGAATGTTTTCGACCAGGCGTACAAGGACATTCCCGCTTCCAACCCCAAGCGCTTCACCACAGCCTACGACAGCCAGTGCGATTCCGAGCTGACCCGCATCTACGACGACCTGTTGCGCGACATGCCCGGGCTGATCTATTCCCTCGCGGTGGATAGCAAGGGCTACGCCCCGGCCCACAACAGCATTTTCTCCAATGCGCCGACCGGCGACCCGGTGGTCGACACCGCCAAGTGTCGCCACAAGCGCATGTTCAACGACCCCGTCGGCATCAAGCTGGCCACCAACCAGAAACCCTCTCTCTTCCAGACGTACGTCCGCGACACGGGCGAAATCCTCAACGACCTCTCCATGCCCATCACCATCGGCGGTCGCCACTGGGGCGCGGTACGCATCGGTTTCAAGACCGACATGGTGAAGTAG
- a CDS encoding response regulator: MADDRYLTTRQVAARLGVSLGTVQQMVESGALEAWKTAGGHRRILANSVESYIARTHPATRADNAERPLDILIAEDDPLQRKLYETTLASWQFPLRVRLVDNGFDGLVEVGRAVPDILIADLVMPAMDGFEMVRRLRERSELATMDILVVSSLSDAEIEAAGGLPPAVNVYQKPVPFHELKGYTQARLTTRRRS, translated from the coding sequence ATGGCTGACGATCGCTACCTGACCACCCGGCAAGTCGCCGCCCGACTGGGCGTATCCCTGGGCACCGTGCAGCAGATGGTGGAGTCCGGCGCGCTCGAAGCCTGGAAAACCGCGGGTGGCCACCGCCGCATCCTGGCCAACTCGGTGGAGTCCTATATCGCCCGCACTCACCCGGCGACCCGGGCCGACAATGCGGAACGCCCCCTGGACATCCTGATCGCCGAGGACGACCCCCTGCAGCGCAAGCTGTACGAAACGACCCTGGCTTCCTGGCAGTTCCCCCTCCGCGTGCGCCTGGTGGACAACGGCTTCGACGGCTTGGTGGAGGTGGGCCGTGCCGTCCCCGATATCCTCATCGCCGATCTGGTCATGCCGGCCATGGACGGCTTCGAAATGGTCCGCCGCCTGCGCGAGCGTTCCGAGCTCGCCACCATGGACATCCTCGTGGTGAGTTCGCTTTCCGACGCCGAAATCGAGGCCGCCGGGGGTCTTCCGCCCGCGGTCAATGTGTACCAGAAACCCGTTCCCTTCCACGAGCTCAAGGGCTACACCCAGGCGCGTCTGACCACGCGACGCAGGAGCTGA
- a CDS encoding DUF924 domain-containing protein, whose translation MAAAGFRDVLAYWFGQPDDADFGKPRAVWFNKDAAADAEIRGRFRALHLWAHGGLLNAWDEQAESALALILVLDQFSRQIYRDQPKAFASDGKALALAEKALAACFDRALPPLQRAFFYFPFEHAESSVAQARAVALFEALAAEAPELASFADYARRHREVIARFGRFPHRNTLLGRANTPEEAEYLAQPGSGF comes from the coding sequence ATGGCCGCAGCGGGTTTTCGTGACGTGCTCGCCTACTGGTTCGGCCAGCCCGACGATGCGGACTTCGGCAAACCCCGGGCGGTCTGGTTCAACAAGGACGCCGCGGCCGATGCCGAAATCCGGGGCCGTTTCCGCGCCCTCCACCTGTGGGCCCACGGGGGCCTCCTCAACGCCTGGGACGAACAGGCCGAATCCGCCCTCGCCCTGATCCTGGTCCTCGACCAGTTTTCCCGCCAGATCTACCGCGACCAGCCCAAGGCCTTCGCCAGCGACGGCAAGGCTTTGGCCCTGGCCGAGAAAGCCCTGGCGGCGTGCTTCGACCGGGCATTGCCCCCCCTGCAAAGGGCCTTCTTCTACTTTCCCTTCGAGCATGCCGAGTCGTCTGTCGCCCAGGCGCGGGCCGTGGCGCTCTTCGAAGCCCTGGCCGCGGAAGCGCCGGAACTGGCGAGCTTCGCCGACTATGCGCGGCGCCACCGGGAGGTCATCGCCCGCTTCGGCCGCTTTCCCCACCGCAATACCCTTCTCGGGCGAGCGAATACGCCCGAGGAAGCGGAATATCTGGCCCAACCGGGCAGCGGATTCTGA